The stretch of DNA GACCGAGGTGCAGGACCGCATCGCGCAGATCGTCGATGTGCGCGATCACGTCGACGGCCTGCTCGAGGCGATGCTCGCGGTCACGTCAGGGCTCGACCTCGACAACACGCTGCGCACCATCGTGCACGCCGCGATCGATCTCGTCGACGCCCGATACGGTGCGCTGGGGGTCCTCGCCCCGACCGAGGGACTGAGCGAGTTCGTCTACGAGGGCATCGACCAGGAGACTCGGGAGCGGATCGGCGACCTGCCCCGCGGCCGCGGCGTCCTCGGTTTCCTGATCACGGATCCGAAGCCGGTCCGGCTGGTGGACCTGTCCCGGCATCCGGTGTCGGTGGGATTCCCGCCCGACCATCCGCCGATGAAAACCTTTCTGGGAGTTCCCATTCAGGTCCGTGACGAGGTGTTCGGGAATCTGTATCTCACGGAGAAGGCCAACGGTGCGCAGTTCACCGAGGACGACGAGGTGCTTCTGCGCGCGCTGGCGGCCGCCGCCGGCATCGCGATCGAGAACGCCCGCCTCTACGAGGAGTCCCGGACGAGGCAGGCGTGGCTGGAGGCGACCCGGGAGATCGCGACTGAATTGCTCGCCGGCAGCGAGACGGCAGACGTGCTGCAGGTGATCGCCGACGACGCGCTTGCCCTGACCGCCGCCGACAGTGCCTTTCTCGCGGTGCCGGACGATCCCGACATCCCGTCGGACGAGGTCACCGAGCTCGTGGTCACGGCGTCGGCGGGTACGGTGTCGGATCGGATCATCGGCCGGGCGATCCCGGTCGAGCGGTCGACGTCCGGTGAGGCGTTCCGGGAGCGGACCCCGCTGCGCGTCAGCGCGCTGGCGTTCGATCCCGGGTTCGAAACGGGCGCCCGGTTCGGGCCGGCGCTGGCGCTGCCCCTGCGTGCCGCGCAATCGGTGTCCGGGGTGCTGGTGACGCTCCGCCACGTCGATGCATCACCGTTCACGGATGACCAGCTGGCGTTGATGTCGGGTTTCGCGGATCAGGCCGCCGTCGCGTTGCAGCTGGCGAACAGTCAGCGCCGGATGCATGAGCTCGACGTCCTGTCCGACCGCGACCGGATCGCGCGTGATCTCCACGACCACGTCATCCAGCGGCTCTTCGCGGTCGGCCTGTCGTTGCAGAGCACCCTGCAGCGGGCGAAGGCACCCGTCGTCAAGGACCGACTCGAACAGTCGATCGACGACCTGCACGACATCGTGCGGGACATCCGCACTGCCATCTTCGACCTGCACGGTGGTTCGGGCGGGATCACCCAATTCCGGCGGCGGCTGCACGAGATCGTGGCCGAGACCACCGCCGATTCCGGATTGCGCACGACGGTGCACATGTCGGGGCCGCTGTCCGTCATCGACGCCACGCTCGCCGAGCATGCCGAGGCGGTTCTGCGTGAGGCGTTGAGCAACGCGGTCCGGCACGCCGGAGCCGACACGGTGACGGTCAGCATCTCGGTCTACGACGACCTCGCCATCGAGGTCGCGGACGACGGCAAGGGGTTCGAGGGAAGCGTCCTCACCAGCGGACTGGACAACCTGGCCGCCCGGGCGCGGGAAGTGAACGGGCACTGCGCCGTCGACTCGACCCTCGGCGGTGGGACCACGCTCCGGTGGTCCGCTCCCCTTCCGTGAGTCCGGGCA from Rhodococcus opacus B4 encodes:
- a CDS encoding GAF domain-containing sensor histidine kinase, which encodes MRRVTRLPDERDRGPLLGSLSELRLRELLTEVQDRIAQIVDVRDHVDGLLEAMLAVTSGLDLDNTLRTIVHAAIDLVDARYGALGVLAPTEGLSEFVYEGIDQETRERIGDLPRGRGVLGFLITDPKPVRLVDLSRHPVSVGFPPDHPPMKTFLGVPIQVRDEVFGNLYLTEKANGAQFTEDDEVLLRALAAAAGIAIENARLYEESRTRQAWLEATREIATELLAGSETADVLQVIADDALALTAADSAFLAVPDDPDIPSDEVTELVVTASAGTVSDRIIGRAIPVERSTSGEAFRERTPLRVSALAFDPGFETGARFGPALALPLRAAQSVSGVLVTLRHVDASPFTDDQLALMSGFADQAAVALQLANSQRRMHELDVLSDRDRIARDLHDHVIQRLFAVGLSLQSTLQRAKAPVVKDRLEQSIDDLHDIVRDIRTAIFDLHGGSGGITQFRRRLHEIVAETTADSGLRTTVHMSGPLSVIDATLAEHAEAVLREALSNAVRHAGADTVTVSISVYDDLAIEVADDGKGFEGSVLTSGLDNLAARAREVNGHCAVDSTLGGGTTLRWSAPLP